The window CGTTTTGTACCATCCCTACGACTCGTTCGTCCCGGTGGTGAACCTGCTCAAACAGGCAGCGGTCGACCCGGAAGTGCTGGCGATCAAGATCACACTGTACCGGGTGGACCGGAACTCGCCCATCATCGAGGCGTTGATGGACGCCCGCGACAACGGCAAGGCGGTGGCGGCCACCGTGGAGCTCAAGGCCCGGTTCGACGAGGAGAACAACATCGAATGGGCCAGGGCGCTGGAGACCAAGGGGGTGCATGTCGTATACGGACTGGCGGACCTCAAGGTGCATGCCAAGCTATGCCTGATAGTCCGCAAGGAGAAGAGCGGCATCATCCGCTATTCGCACATCAGCTCAGGCAACTACAATGCCAACACCGCCCGGGTGTATGGGGACATCGGCTACCTTACCGCCGATCATGAAATAGGATCGGACGTCTCCGACCTGTTCAACTCACTGACTGGATACTCCCAGAAGGTGGACTACCGGAAACTTCTGGTCTCGCCGGTCTCCATGCGAAGGGAGATCGTCCGCCGCATAGAGCGGGAGATCGAACGGCACAAAGAGAAGGGCAATGGATATATCGGCTGGAAGTTGAACGCCCTGGTGGACAAGGAGGTCATACAGGCCCTGTACCAGGCGTCGATGGCGGGGGTCAAGATAGACCTCAACGTTCGGGGGCATTGCTGCCTTCGTCCGGGCATCAAAGGTGTGAGCGACAATATCCGGGTCACCTCCATCCTGGGTCGATTCCTGGAACACTCCAGGATCTATTACTTCCGGAACGGCGGGGACGAGGAGGTCCTGCTGGGCTCATCGGACATGATGCCCCGCAACCTGCAGAAACGCGTGGAGGTGTTGTTCCCCGTCGGCGACAAGAAATTGAGGAGCGCCATCGTCAAGGACATACTCGAAGTGCATCTGGCGGACAATGTAAAGTCATGGGTGCTCTTCTCCGACGGTTCCTATCACCGGGAGAAGCTGGAGCATGGGGAGAAGAAGATGAACTCGCAGCTGTGGATGATCAAGCACCGGGGGAAATGGCATGGCGGATCCTAAGACCGAACCGCCCATGTTGATATGCGACATGGAGCACTACCGGGCGTACGGGGCTGAACGCCTGCTCGCCTCACTGGATTCCTTGACCTCGGAGATCAAGGGCGTCAAGGGAGACGATGACATCGAGTTCGTTCACCGGATGCGCGTGGCCTCAAGAAGACTGAGGTCTGCCCTGGGGCTGTTCGGCGAATGCTTCGAAGAGGAGGACGTTCGGAGATGGAACCGGGCGGTACGATCGGTCACCCGGGACCTGGGAGAGGCCAGGGACCTCGATGTCCAGATTGCGTTCCTGAAGGACTTTGTCGATTCCCATGAAGGCCGTCCATCGCTTACGGCCTTGATGGCGGGGTTGGAGGGGCGGCGGGCCACTGCACAGCCGCGCATCAATTCCGGCCTGGAAAGGCTGGAACGGAAAGGCGCCTTGGAACAGATGCGGCGGACCTTTGAGGAGGTCCAGAACACCCCGCGCTGCTCGGTTCCCTACGGAACGATGGAACGGGCCTTCCATCACATCTCCCTGCGGTTGGACGAACTGTTGTCGCTGCAGGATTGCGTCCACCAACCGGACGCGAAGGAACGGCAGCACCAGATGAGGATCGCAGCCAAACGACTGCGGTACACCATGGAGGCCTTCGTGACCCTGTACGGTGAGATGATGCAGGGCCAGATCGCCGTGGTCAAGGACCTGCAGGACCGGTTGGGCGAACTACATGATTGCGACGTGTGGATCGACCTGCTGGCCGCCATGGGGGTCGATGATCCCGGCCTCGACACCCTTCAGCACGACCGCATGGAAGCGCGCATCGTTGGATACAATGAGTTCGTAAAGATATGGGAATCGCTCATCGAGTCGGAGTTCTTCACAGAGCTGTTGAACTCCATCGTTCCCGATGCCACTCTGGCCCTTCCCCAATTGGCCGGGATGAGCAAGCTGGAACAGGTGAAGGCAATAGCCAAGGGCTGCGGTGCGGACGAGGAGCACTCGCTGCACGTGGCGGAATTGTCGCTGCAGCTCTTCGACCATCTCCGATCACTGCACCGGCTGGGGGATGCGGAAAGAGAGATGCTCGAGTACGCCGGCGTATTGCACGACATCGGCTGGAAGGAAGGGCAGAAGGGCCACCATAAGAACTCGCTCCAGATGATAATGGGGGAGGACCGACTACCCTTCGGAGACAGGGAGAGGGCGATAGTGGCCAGCGTGGCAAGATATCACCGGGGTGTCCTTCCCAAGGAGGGTCACAAGGCTTACAGGACGTTGAACTCCACGGACCGCAAGGTGGTGGACCGCCTAGCATCGATGATCCGGGTGGCCGACGCGCTTGACGTTTCACATTCATCGGTGGTCCGGTCGGTAGAGTGCATTGTGAAGAAGGGTAGTGTAACGGTCATTCTTTCAACGATCGGGTACCCTGACCGAGAACTGGAAAAGGTCCGGGTCAAGAAGGACCTTTTCGAGAAGATATTCAATAGGGCGCTAGCGTTTGAGTTGGACTGACATGAACGGGCCAAAGGCAGTGGGTTTCATTGACATCGGCACCAATTCGGTCCGATTGCTGGTCGTCCGGATCAATCCCAACCGGTCGTACACCGTCCTGAGCCAGGAGAAGGAGGTCGTGCGCCTCGGCGAGGGCGAGTTCCGTGACCAGATGCTCACCCAGGACGCGATATTCCGAGGAGTGATGGTCGTCAAGAAGTTCGCCGAGCTCTCCCGCGCCTACGGGGCGGAAGAGGTTATAGCCGTCGCCACGTCGGCCGCCAGGGAGGCGAAGAACCAGATCGACCTG of the Methanomassiliicoccales archaeon genome contains:
- a CDS encoding CHAD domain-containing protein — encoded protein: MADPKTEPPMLICDMEHYRAYGAERLLASLDSLTSEIKGVKGDDDIEFVHRMRVASRRLRSALGLFGECFEEEDVRRWNRAVRSVTRDLGEARDLDVQIAFLKDFVDSHEGRPSLTALMAGLEGRRATAQPRINSGLERLERKGALEQMRRTFEEVQNTPRCSVPYGTMERAFHHISLRLDELLSLQDCVHQPDAKERQHQMRIAAKRLRYTMEAFVTLYGEMMQGQIAVVKDLQDRLGELHDCDVWIDLLAAMGVDDPGLDTLQHDRMEARIVGYNEFVKIWESLIESEFFTELLNSIVPDATLALPQLAGMSKLEQVKAIAKGCGADEEHSLHVAELSLQLFDHLRSLHRLGDAEREMLEYAGVLHDIGWKEGQKGHHKNSLQMIMGEDRLPFGDRERAIVASVARYHRGVLPKEGHKAYRTLNSTDRKVVDRLASMIRVADALDVSHSSVVRSVECIVKKGSVTVILSTIGYPDRELEKVRVKKDLFEKIFNRALAFELD